In Aliarcobacter faecis, a genomic segment contains:
- a CDS encoding transglutaminase-like cysteine peptidase, producing MKKFFLVKFTLFLLLSLNTNAQKSFHISSSDLVKIEQKYGTAGRQKVEDWDSMIESAKNQSILNQLQMVNDFFNKIPYKTDLAHWKKKDYWATPIEFMGTNGGDCEDYAIAKYFSLIKLGVPDSKLRITYVSYSKANSKYDQAHMVLSYYHKAGGEPVILDNINKSLQPASKRTDLTPVYSFNASGLWQAQTKGETRAGDNNLKSWKDLMNRF from the coding sequence GTGAAAAAGTTTTTTCTAGTTAAATTTACTCTTTTTTTACTTTTATCCCTAAATACAAATGCTCAAAAAAGCTTTCATATAAGTAGTTCTGATTTAGTAAAAATTGAGCAAAAATATGGAACAGCAGGCAGACAAAAAGTTGAAGATTGGGATTCTATGATTGAATCTGCAAAAAATCAATCTATATTAAACCAACTTCAAATGGTAAATGATTTTTTTAATAAAATTCCATATAAAACAGATTTAGCTCACTGGAAAAAGAAAGATTATTGGGCAACTCCTATTGAATTTATGGGAACAAATGGTGGAGATTGTGAAGATTATGCAATTGCAAAATATTTTTCACTAATAAAATTAGGAGTTCCAGATAGCAAACTTAGAATTACTTATGTATCTTACTCAAAAGCAAATAGTAAATATGATCAAGCTCATATGGTATTATCATATTACCATAAAGCTGGTGGAGAACCAGTAATTTTGGATAATATTAATAAATCTCTACAACCAGCATCAAAAAGAACAGATTTAACACCAGTTTATAGTTTTAATGCAAGTGGTCTATGGCAAGCACAAACAAAAGGTGAAACAAGAGCTGGAGACAACAATCTTAAATCTTGGAAAGATTTAATGAACCGATTTTAA
- a CDS encoding EAL domain-containing protein, with translation MSLSKQLYLIISLIFFMIFTGNFIISVKNTKEYLETESISKAQDTATTLGFNLKTLISNKNNPEIETTINAVSNSGFYKEIRLEDALFTIKESDLVKASKDLETSIWEVSNIEIDPKIGILETLTQSDDFMQELITLNGATPNDDNKNITPSEDIYTFIPNSKSSGKISLEVKFTATNQEGKVINTSAVLNLDKILVQVNRDIKFDSVPQWFINLIPIDLSEQYTEISDGWRTSAVLFVSANPGEAYNKLYSQVKSSIFYSIIAFVISILILYFFVQYLLKPLKSLENSAKAIAQGNFTKIDKKSNTTEIIALSNAFNDMSTKIKATIDRLNTNIENMSKKLSSDELTTLAIRQTFETDMKQLFIDKSKGYILSIKIANLGDFAKSHTSNEVNNFIKEFANILESTKLEDNKKTFAYRFFGSEFAIIAKDFTNEDIKKFAKILKDKFEKLGEKFAKKDVAHIGAAIFNPFSTTAQILQSANQAYEKATIIGQNEIFISEENELVKDMESWREFVNDTIENSNFTVKYIGNFTKCDKDEIIMQEAFTSIKDKDNNDIPIGTFVSIAEKYEKVVDFDKKVIEKVIDYILINDTQYDIAINLSLESINNTAFIAWIKQKLIENKNIVSKLVFSVTAYAVAKDIEKFKFFAEEIQSLGAKVIIKRYEIKFISLNDIKELNLDYLRLAREYTNDVCIDISKQSFIESIAEISNLLNIKVLAENVQKDEDFKYIKNLNLFAASR, from the coding sequence ATGTCTTTATCAAAACAACTTTATCTAATAATATCATTGATATTTTTTATGATTTTTACAGGTAATTTTATAATTAGTGTAAAAAATACAAAAGAGTATTTAGAGACTGAATCAATTTCAAAAGCTCAAGATACAGCAACAACATTGGGGTTTAATCTAAAAACTTTAATTAGCAATAAAAATAATCCAGAAATAGAAACAACAATAAATGCTGTTTCAAATAGTGGTTTTTATAAAGAAATTAGACTTGAAGATGCTCTTTTTACAATAAAAGAGAGCGATTTAGTAAAAGCTTCAAAGGATTTAGAAACTTCTATTTGGGAAGTATCAAATATCGAAATTGACCCAAAAATAGGAATTTTAGAAACTTTAACTCAAAGTGATGATTTTATGCAAGAGTTAATTACTCTAAATGGTGCAACTCCAAATGATGATAATAAAAATATAACTCCTAGTGAAGATATTTATACTTTTATTCCTAATTCCAAAAGTAGTGGGAAAATATCTTTAGAAGTTAAATTTACAGCTACAAATCAAGAGGGTAAAGTAATAAATACAAGTGCTGTTTTAAATTTAGATAAAATTTTAGTTCAAGTAAATAGAGATATAAAATTTGACTCTGTTCCACAATGGTTTATAAATCTAATTCCTATTGATTTAAGTGAGCAATATACTGAGATAAGTGATGGTTGGAGAACAAGTGCAGTTTTATTTGTAAGTGCAAATCCTGGTGAAGCTTATAATAAACTATATAGTCAAGTAAAAAGTTCAATTTTTTACTCAATTATCGCTTTTGTAATCTCTATTTTAATTCTATACTTTTTTGTTCAATATCTTTTAAAGCCACTTAAAAGTCTTGAAAACTCTGCAAAAGCAATAGCTCAAGGTAATTTTACAAAAATAGATAAAAAATCAAATACAACAGAGATAATTGCTTTATCAAATGCTTTCAATGATATGTCAACTAAAATAAAAGCAACTATAGATAGATTAAATACAAATATAGAAAATATGTCTAAAAAACTATCAAGTGATGAATTAACAACTTTAGCTATAAGACAAACTTTTGAAACAGATATGAAACAACTTTTTATTGATAAATCAAAAGGTTATATTTTAAGTATAAAAATAGCTAATTTAGGAGATTTTGCAAAATCTCACACTTCAAATGAAGTAAATAATTTCATAAAAGAGTTTGCAAATATTTTAGAGAGTACGAAATTAGAGGATAATAAAAAAACTTTTGCTTATAGATTTTTTGGTTCAGAGTTTGCAATTATTGCAAAAGATTTTACAAATGAAGATATTAAAAAATTTGCAAAAATATTGAAAGATAAATTTGAGAAATTGGGAGAGAAATTTGCTAAAAAAGATGTTGCACATATTGGAGCGGCTATTTTTAACCCATTTAGTACAACAGCTCAAATTTTACAAAGTGCAAATCAAGCTTATGAAAAAGCTACCATTATTGGACAAAATGAGATTTTTATAAGTGAAGAAAATGAACTTGTAAAAGATATGGAAAGCTGGAGAGAGTTTGTAAATGACACAATTGAAAATTCAAATTTCACAGTAAAATATATAGGAAATTTCACAAAATGTGATAAAGATGAAATAATAATGCAAGAAGCATTTACATCAATAAAAGATAAAGATAATAACGATATTCCAATAGGGACATTTGTATCTATTGCTGAGAAATATGAAAAAGTTGTTGATTTTGACAAAAAAGTTATTGAAAAAGTAATAGATTATATTCTAATCAACGATACACAATATGATATTGCAATAAACTTATCTTTGGAATCTATTAATAATACAGCATTTATAGCTTGGATTAAACAAAAACTAATAGAAAATAAAAATATTGTTTCAAAACTTGTTTTCTCTGTTACTGCTTATGCTGTTGCAAAAGATATCGAAAAATTTAAATTCTTCGCAGAAGAGATTCAATCTTTAGGAGCAAAAGTTATTATAAAAAGATATGAGATAAAATTTATCTCATTAAATGATATAAAAGAGTTAAATTTAGACTACTTAAGATTAGCAAGAGAGTACACAAATGATGTTTGTATTGATATTTCTAAACAAAGTTTTATTGAATCTATTGCTGAAATTTCAAATCTTCTAAATATTAAAGTTCTAGCAGAAAATGTACAAAAAGATGAAGATTTTAAATATATTAAAAACTTAAATCTTTTTGCTGCAAGCAGGTAA
- a CDS encoding ElyC/SanA/YdcF family protein: protein MFILKKIISAFLLPIPIGIFILILASIFLLRNSYKKAKIFLFIAILWFLLISNQTISNAILSPLENTYPALINTPKVNYILVLGNAHKSDKNLSISSQVKSTAINRLVEGIRHYKNLENSGQKSKLIVSGYSFDDINSHAKMQKILAISLGVNENDIITLDTPKDTVEEAIETKKIVNDEKIILVTSASHMKRAVKLFEQKGLNIIPSPTEHKAYRDTYPSSYFNSNNIKKVELAFHEYLGIIYSKIKGEF from the coding sequence ATGTTTATTTTAAAAAAAATCATCTCAGCATTTTTACTACCAATTCCAATTGGAATCTTTATACTTATTTTAGCTTCTATTTTTTTATTAAGAAACTCCTATAAAAAAGCAAAGATATTCCTCTTTATAGCTATTTTATGGTTTCTTCTAATATCTAATCAAACTATTTCAAATGCTATTTTATCTCCACTTGAAAATACTTATCCTGCACTAATAAATACTCCAAAAGTAAACTATATCTTAGTTTTGGGAAATGCTCATAAAAGTGATAAAAATTTAAGTATAAGTTCTCAAGTAAAATCAACTGCTATAAATAGGCTTGTTGAGGGAATTAGACACTATAAAAATCTAGAAAATAGTGGACAAAAAAGTAAATTAATAGTTTCTGGATATAGTTTTGATGATATAAATTCTCATGCAAAAATGCAAAAAATATTAGCTATAAGTTTAGGTGTAAATGAAAATGATATTATTACTCTTGATACTCCAAAAGATACAGTTGAAGAAGCTATTGAGACAAAAAAAATAGTAAATGATGAGAAAATAATTTTAGTTACAAGTGCTAGTCATATGAAAAGAGCAGTAAAACTATTTGAACAAAAAGGCTTAAATATTATTCCAAGTCCAACAGAACATAAAGCATATAGAGATACTTATCCTAGTTCATATTTCAACTCAAATAATATAAAAAAAGTCGAATTAGCTTTTCACGAATATTTAGGAATAATCTATTCTAAAATAAAAGGTGAATTTTAA
- a CDS encoding MBL fold metallo-hydrolase — protein MFKKISLSFLLAIYAFGFDYNLKPQKVSEDIWCFFGKTEVPSKDNGGFMANSCYINAKDSYILIDSGTSYNFAKQTYEAMKKIEDLKVSTIIVTHEHDDHWMGNSFYKDKFNSKIYAPKSINENYTAESKPRIFEILDSKDMENTKIIKADEIVVDETNIQVGNKDLKIIAMKEKAHTSDDLIVYLPNEKVMFTGDIVMNGRITSNRDGSIIGTLKALEKIESYDWNTLVAGHGTNTTKTALDHTKNYFSLLKTRILEAIEAGTMADDITKIVTMDDFKDIAMFEELNSRNVFDAFRELEFYDED, from the coding sequence ATGTTTAAAAAGATTTCCCTCTCATTTCTTTTAGCTATCTATGCTTTTGGATTTGATTATAACTTAAAACCGCAAAAAGTAAGTGAAGATATTTGGTGTTTTTTTGGAAAAACTGAAGTTCCATCAAAAGATAATGGTGGTTTCATGGCAAACTCTTGTTATATAAATGCAAAAGATAGTTATATTTTAATAGATAGTGGAACTAGCTATAACTTTGCCAAACAAACCTATGAAGCTATGAAAAAAATTGAAGATTTAAAAGTTAGTACAATTATTGTTACTCATGAACACGATGACCATTGGATGGGGAATAGCTTTTATAAAGATAAATTTAATTCAAAAATTTATGCTCCAAAATCTATAAATGAGAATTATACTGCTGAGTCAAAACCAAGAATTTTTGAGATTTTAGATAGTAAAGATATGGAAAATACAAAGATTATTAAAGCTGATGAAATTGTAGTTGATGAGACAAATATACAAGTTGGAAATAAAGATTTAAAGATTATTGCAATGAAAGAAAAAGCTCATACAAGTGATGATTTAATAGTATATCTACCAAATGAAAAAGTTATGTTTACGGGTGATATTGTAATGAATGGGCGAATTACATCAAATAGAGATGGTTCAATAATTGGAACTTTAAAGGCTCTTGAAAAAATAGAGAGTTATGATTGGAATACTTTAGTTGCAGGGCATGGAACAAATACTACAAAAACAGCATTGGACCATACTAAAAACTATTTCTCACTTTTAAAAACAAGGATTTTAGAGGCTATCGAAGCAGGGACTATGGCTGATGATATTACAAAAATTGTAACAATGGATGATTTTAAAGATATTGCTATGTTTGAAGAGCTAAATAGTAGGAATGTTTTTGATGCTTTTAGAGAGTTAGAGTTTTATGATGAGGATTAA